DNA sequence from the Thunnus maccoyii chromosome 7, fThuMac1.1, whole genome shotgun sequence genome:
GTGcaggttagtactgggggccccatggtgtgcaggttagtactggggccccatggtgtggaggttagtactggaGGCCCCATGGTGTGCAGGTTAGTACTGGAggccccatggtgtggagcttagtactggaggccccatggtgtggaggttagtgCTGGAggccccatggtgtggaggttagtactgggggccccatggtgtggaggttagtactggaggccccatggtgtggaggttagtgCTGGAggccccatggtgtggaggttagtactggaggccccatggtgtggaggttagtactgggggccccatggtgtggaggttagtactggggccccatggtgtggaggttagtactgggggccccatggtgtggaggttagtactggggccccatggtgtggaggttagtactgggggctCCATGGTGTGGAGCTTAGTATTGGGggccccatggtgtggaggttagtactgggggccccatggtgtggaggttagtactggggcccccatggtgtggagcttagtactgggggaCCCCATGGTatggaggttagtactggggccccatggtgtggagcttagtactggggcccccatggtgtggaggttagtactggggcccccatggtgtggaggttagtactggaGGCCCCATGGTGTGCAGGTTAGTACTGGAggccccatggtgtggaggttagtactggggcccccatggtgtggagcttagtactggggcccccatggtgtggaggttagtactgggggctccatggtgtggaggttagtactgggggccccatggtgtggagcttagtactgggggcccccATGGTatggaggttagtactggggcccCATGGTGTGCaggttagtactggggccccatggtgtggaggttagtactgggggccccatggtgtgcaggttagtactggggcccccatggtgtggaggttagtactgggggctccatggtgtggagcttagtactgggggccccatggtgtggaggttagtactgggggcccccatggtgtggaggttagtactggggtccccatggtgtggaggttagtactgggggcccccatggtgtggagcttagtactggggcccccatggtgtggaggttagtactggggtccccatggtgtggaggttagtactgggggccccatggtgtggaggttagtactggggtccccatggtgtggaggttagtactgggggcccccATGGTGTGCAGGTTAGTACTGGAggccccatggtgtggaggttagtactggggcccccatggtgtggaggttagtactggaggccccatggtgtggaggttagtactggggcccccatggtgtggaggttagtactggaggccccatggtgtggaggttagtactggggcccccatggtgtggaggttagtactggggccccatggtgtggaggttagtactggaGGCCCCCATGGTGTGCAGGTTAGTACTGGAggcccccatggtgtggaggttagtactggggctccatggtgtggaggttagtactggggccccatggtgtggaggttagtactggaGGCCCCCATGGTGTGCaggttagtactggggccccatggtgtggaggttagtactggaGGCCCCCATGGTGTGCAGGTTAGTACTGGAggcccccatggtgtggaggttagtactgggggctccatggtgtggaggttagtactggaggccccatggtgtggaggttagtactggggcccccatggtgtggaggttagtactggggcccccatggtgtggaggttagtactggaggccccatggtgtggaggttagtactggaGGCCCCATGGTGTGCaggttagtactggggcccccatggtgtggaggttagtactggggcccccatggtgtggaggttagtactggggcccccatggtgtggaggttagtactggggctccatggtgtggaggttagtactgggggctccatggtgtggaggttagtactgggggctccatggtgtggaggttagtactggggcccccatggtgtggaggttagtactgggggctCCATGGTGTGcaggttagtactgggggctCCATGGTttggaggttagtactggggcccCATGGTGTGCAGGTTAGTACTGGAggccccatggtgtggaggttagtactggaggccccatggtgtggaggttagtactggaGGCCCCATGGTGTGCaggttagtactggggcccccatggtgtggaggttagtactggaGGCCCCATGGTGTGcaggttagtactgggggctccatggtgtggaggttagtactggggcccCATGGTGTGCAGGTTAGTACTGGAGGCCCCATGGTATTGAGGTTAGTACTGGGGCtccatggtgtggaggttagtactgggggctccatggtgtggaggttagtactggggcccccatggtgtggaggttagtactgggggctCCATGGTGTGcaggttagtactgggggctCCATGGTGTGcaggttagtactgggggctccatggtgtggaggttagtactggggcccccatggtgtggaggttagtactgggggctCCATGGTGTGcaggttagtactgggggctccatggtgtggaggttagtactggggccccatggtgtggagcttagtactggaggcccccatggtgtggaggttagtactggggctccatggtgtggaggttagtactgggggctCCATGGTGTGcaggttagtactgggggctccatggtgtggaggttagtactggggccccaatggtgtggaggttagtactgggggctccatggtgtggagcttagtactgggggccccatggtgtggaggttagtactgggggcccccatggtgtggaggttagtactggggtccccatggtgtggaggttagtactgggggcccccatggtgtggagcttagtactggggccCCCATGTggtggaggttagtactggggtccccatggtgtggaggttagtactgggggcccccATGGTGTGCAGGTTAGTACTGGAggccccatggtgtggaggttagtactggggcccccatggtgtggaggttagtactggaggccccatggtgtggaggttagtactggggcccccatggtgtggaggttagtactggaggccccatggtgtggaggttagtactggggcccccatggtgtggaggttagtactggggccccatggtgtggaggttagtactggaGGCCCCCATGGTGTGCAGGTTAGTACTGGAAGGCCgccatggtgtggaggttagtactgggggctccatggtgtggaggttagtactggaggccccatggtgtggaggttagtactggggcccccatggtgtggaggttagtactggggcccccatggtgtggaggttagtactggaGGCCCCATGGTGTGCaggttagtactggggcccccatggtgtggaggttagtactggggcccccatggtgtggaggttagtactggggcccccatggtgtggaggttagtactggggctccatggtgtggaggttagtactgggggctCCATGGTGTGcaggttagtactgggggctccatggtgtggaggttagtactggggcccccatggtgtggaggttagtactgggggctCCATGGTGTGcaggttagtactgggggctccatggtgtggaggttagtactgggggctccatggtgtggaggttagtactggggcccCCATGGTGTGcaggttagtactgggggctCCATGGTGTGcaggttagtactgggggctccatggtgtggaggttagtactggggccccatggtgtggagcttagtactggaggcccccatggtgtggaggttagtactgggggctCCATGGTGTGcaggttagtactgggggctccatggtgtggaggttagtactggggcccccatggtgtggaggttagtactgggggctCCATGGTGTGCAGGTTAGTACTGGGGCTCCATGGTGTGGTTAGTACTGGGGGCTCCATGGTGTGcaggttagtactgggggctccatggtgtggaggttagtactggggcccccatggtgtggaggttagtactgggggctCCATGGTGTGcaggttagtactgggggctccatggtgtggaggttagtactggggcccccatggtgtggaggttagtactgggggcccagaggagcaagctgctggcagatctaAGAGTTTGGGTGGAGgtttgatggatttgtatgtgagcaGCAGGACTTTGTCGTCCATCTTGAGGGGAACTGGGAACCAGTGCAGTAAAAGCAGAACTGGTTtatatgttgttatgttatATGCACTCTCATCACGATCCTGGCAGCTCTGGTCTAAATGTTCTGGAGCTTCTGGAGGCTCCTGCCAGGATCCCTGTGAGGAGCACAGAGCAGTAGTCCAGTCTGGAGGAGATAAAGACGAGTTTCTCTATCTGACAGCGTTAGAGAGGAGCAGAGTTCACTGAGTTTACTGAGATGGTGGATAGAGCTTCTGCAGAGCTTCTGCAGTTACCTGGGTTCAAACAGTATGTTAAGGACCAGACCAGAAAAGACAATATCCCGGACAAGTGTTTTGTAAATGTTGAaggtgcttgtgtgtgtgagtgtcgGCCACCCATACTGAATTCTGATCATAATGTTGTGCACATGATCACAGTTTCCAGACCAAACTTAAGAGAAGTAAACCAGAAAAGAAAGTGATAAGGACATGGACAAATGAAAGTAGGGAACAACTGAAAGTCGGGAAATCTTTCAGGAGGGTTCACTAGAGAAAATGACCACAGTTACAAAtgattacattcatttttgtgTACAGCTGGTTGTCCCCACAAAGGAGATTAAAATCTATCCAAACAATAAATCATATGTGACTAGGGACATAAAAAGGTTATAAATACACGGAAAGTGGCTTTTAGAAACAAAGATTCTGGAGCGCTTAGACAGAAAAAGAGCTGAAAATCAGATTGAGGGAAGCAAAATTGGCAGACAGACACCTTCtggaagccagatgaaaccaataagttaactaaactccaagcatgccttaaggacataaagacctggatgacctgcaattttctgctactaaactcagacaaaactgaagttattgtgcttggtcCTAAACAccattatctaatgatatagctactctggatggcattaccctggcctccagcaccaccatcatgtgtcttttttcacatatgtaatattacaaaaatcaggcacatcctgtccctaaaagatgcagaaaaactaggtcacacatttgttacttctaggctggattattgcaattccttattatcaggctgctctaacaagtctctaaagactctccagctggtccagaatgcagctgcacgtgttctgactaaaactagaaaaagagaccacatttctcccattttagcttcgctgcattggcttcctgtaaaatctagaatagaatttaaaatccttctcctaacttacaaagcccttaatggtcaggcaccatcatatcttgaagagctcatagtaccgtattatcccactagaacactgtgctcccagtatgcagcttactggtggttcctacagtctttaaaagtagaatgggaggcagagccttcagctatcaggctcctctcctgtggaaccatcttccagattgggtccggggtgcagacaccctctctatgtttaagagtaggcttcaaactttcctttttgataaagcttatagttagggccgaccaggctcgccttggatcagcccttagttatgctgctataggcctagactgctgggggacttcccatgatgcactgagctcctctctcctcctcctcctctccatttcctgaggttttggatctggttctccatcctgcaggagttcagcctcacctcatgtctctctctctgactgatgTCTttattcttctctctctcctgtgtcaATAATGTCTTGTCTCTTGTCTTGTGTATGTGATGGTGAGGTGTAGTCTGTCCTCCTGCCAGGTCTCCATGATGATGGAGGTCACATGGCTCAGGTCCTATTCTGATCTGGAAGCTGCTCGGCGTAatcttcatcacattcttcatatatattataaatccattataattttgtcatcttgttttgtattttgtatatctATTCCCTAAATGTGGATGTTATCTCCCCAAGATCATGATTCCAAGTCTGTCACTTTTGTTTGCATGGATTCTTATGCCTGTTTAATTCGTTGGAGCCTCTTCAAGCTCGCGGTTGCAGTCCTCTGCATCAGCAACATGCTGCTCCATATCTTAGTCTTCCTTGATATCTCCCTGGCCTCGTAAATTTCATCTCCGAATTCAATCGACTCTTTCTTCATGTCCTCTCTCAGTGTATAGTGAAAAGAACTCAGCTCACTCTTAATCTTGTTGCGTATACTAGCCAGTAAACTAGACTAGACACTATAGTCCATCAGGGCTAGGTGAGTTAGCACTAGCGTTGTCGTCACACTACATGGTtgattcctcttttttttctgatcttcTGATCACTATCTTTGGCTTTTCAGATTTaactactttattttattctctatttattcattttatccAAGCTGCTACACTGAGGGTTGCTGCCAAACTGTATTTCGTTGTGTAttaatacaatgacaataaagaatctatctatttatctaccTTTGGCTTTTCTGAGCTGATCACCTCCATATTTTTGACAGCAGTCCCATCGTGTTCAAGACAATCCAAGTGAGCAGAAGAGTTTTCTGTCAGCCTGTCATTCATTACAGCATGCCAACCAGAAGTCCAAGaatatattgttttgtatttctggttttcctctccttttatgttttgattattgattgatgttttgattgattgatttatttggacataaaaatacttttttgtaaAAGATATGTAAAGATATGTACACAAAGCCAttcacatatataaaaatacacttttaccTCCATATATTCAGATATgaatttaaagtaaacaaactgttgtGGCAGGAAGCTAAAAGTCAAAACCAAAAACTCAGGACACGAATtacatcaaatatttgttttattttttgtctttttctcaggATGTGAATGAGTTTGATAAGGTAGTGGTCAGCCCTCTACAGTGTTTGAATTTCTATGTGAAACAATTTAGTAAAATGAGGTTTCTGGATTGACGCTGTAATTATGATCACAGAGtctatatattattttaatatgctATTTTGAAACCAGCCTGATGGGATTTTGAGGGTTTTCTTACTTCAGGAACAGCAGCTGAAAGTtgtggagtatttttattttttgttttaaacatgttcTGATACAACGTGCAGGAAATACAAGAACGTGAGGACTGACTGATACTTCAGATGCACCTTTGACTCTCTAGGCCCAGAACTTCCTGCACCAGCTCAGGAAGTTCAACCTGCCTCAGGAGCTGCTGATCCAGTTTTACACTGCAGTCATCCAGTCTGttctctgcacatccatcactgtctggttTGGATCGGCCACCAAACAGGACAGAAACAGACTACGATGGACAGTAAGGTCTGCAGACCTGCCCACCATCCAGGACCTGTACACCTCCAGAGTCAGGAAATGACCCCTCTCACCTGGACATTACCTGTTCCACCTTCTCCCCTCTGGGTGACGCAACAGAACGCTGTACACCAAAACCACCAGACACCTCACCGTCACACGTATGACCAGTTGACTCACTATGGCTCAGAACTCAAAACAGCATTACTGGTGGGATttatttaacaattattttcattatcaattaatctgttgattattttctggattaactgattagttgtttgatccataaaatgtcagaaaatggtgaaaactgtGGATCAGTTTTTCCCAAAGAccaagatgatgtcctcaaatgtcttgtttggtccacaacccaaagaaattcagtttactgtcacagaggactaaagaaaccaggagaTATTCACATAGAGCTAAacgagagtgaatattggacttacattcaccaggtggacagaaacacgactccacatgaatgataatgttgctccgtaactgctggatgtgaaaataaacaactgtttgctaacaggttcaacatatcagcttaaaGCTGATGATACATCAGAGTTGAGTTCACTGCTGTGGAAACTAAACATCAGTTAGGTGTCGGATCATAAAACTATAAATCATATgtcacaagaaaaacagaagaaaacagttGAGCAAAGTTAAGGTGCATTTATTGCAGTGCATGACATCATACAGGTGTTTCCTGTCTGGTCACTCAGTGTATAATTCAAACAAGCTGCAATCAGGTCAAAACTGTTGAAATCAACTCtatcagagaaaacagaagctCACAAACTgaacaatgaactgaaatacTGGAAGTGAGAAACTAAACTAACATCAGCTGTGACTTCACATCATGCaagtttcttcttctccttctcctggcCGAGGCTGATCCCACAGTAATAAACCGCTGAGTCGCTCTGCTCGGAGCCTCGCAGCAGCAGAGAGCCGTTAGACGACACGGAGAGCTTTTCAGAACGGACGCCGGAGCCGAAGGTCACGTTGGAGGCGTTGGTGGTCCTGAAGCTGAGGAGCAGCTGAGGGCTGAGTCCAGCGACCTTCCTGTACCAGCTGAGTGTggaaggagaggaggtggagccggccagcagggggcattGCAAGGTGGCGTTCTCCCCGACTCTCACCTGAATAGTCCGAGCGGCAGCGCAGCGCTCCCACCTGAAGCCTGAAGACAACAAAGTcaagttaaaaacaaatgtatttacagTGCAGCAAGTTGCAGCTTATACAGTCATTTCTTATTTGAGTTTATTTGTTCAACAGATTTCAACAAAAGGACACTTAACATGATGTACAGACAGCATAAAGGCATCAAGACAAagtgtaaaagaaacacaagaaatgacgaacattaaaacagaatttaaaagaGTCAAATAAGctgaaatagaataaaacaggaACATAAAGACGACTACGGAGCAGCGTGACTGAgagataaaaagacaaacaaaagattTAAAGTACTGAGTTTGTTCTGATGTGTGaagaataaaaactgaacgctgcttcaGATAAACTGTCAAATATTAGATGGAATATCAGTTATTATCAtgtatgaaagaaaatgaaatcagAGCTGCAAAAAGTCGTTTAGTCTATTAATTGTTTAGACTGAATAGAGTCGAGTAAAGACGAATAGACTCACCGCtcagagagagaagcagcagacAGACCAGTAGAGACTTCATCATCCAACAACAACCAGTTCAACTGACGAAGGAAACccagtctgctgctgttcatcaAACCAGCCGAGCGTTTCAAACGTCTCAGTAGGAAGTAGGCAGGAGACGCCAGAGACCTACAGCGCCTCCCGGAggacacacacaacatcacacacacacagcatcacacacacaacatcacacacacacacaacatcacacacacacacaacatcacacacacacacaacatcacacacacaacatcacacacacacacaacatcacacacacacacaacatcacacacacaacatcacacacacacacaacatcacacacacacacaacatcacacacacacacaacatcacacacacaacatcacacacacacacaacatcacacacacacacaacatcacacacacaacatcacacacacacacaacatcacacacacacaaacatcacacacacaacaccacacacacacagcatcacacacacacacaacatcacacacacaacatcacacacacacacaacatcacacacacacaaacatcacacacacaacatcacacacacacaacatcacacacacacagcatcacacacacacaacatcacacacacacacaacatcacacacacaacatcacacacacacacaacatcacacacacacaaacatcacacacacaacatcacacacacacagcatcacacacacacagcatcacacacacacacaacatcacacacacaacatcacacacacaacatcacacacacacagcatcacacacacacacaacatcacacacacacaacatcacacacacaacatcacacacacacaacatcacacacacaacatcacacacacacagcatcacacacacaacatcacacacacaacatcacacacacagcatcacacacacacacaacatcacacacacaacatcacacacacacagcatcacacacacaacatcacacacacacaacatcacacacacagcatcacacacacacacaacatcacacacacaacatcacacacacacaacatcacacacacaacatcacacacacagcatcacacacacacacaacatcacacacacaacatcacacacacacaacatcacacacacaacatcacacacacacaacatcacacacacagcatcacacacacacacaacatcacacacacaacatcacacacacacaacatcacacacacaacatcacacacacaacatcacacacacagcatcacacacacacacaacatcacacacacaacatcacacacacacaacatcacacacacaacatcacacacacacaacaccacacacacaacatcacacacacacaacatcacacacacaacatcacacacacacacagcatcacacacagcatcacacacagcataacacacacagcatcacacacacacaacaccacacacacaacatcacacacacaacatcacacacacacaacatcacacacacaacatcacacacacacaacatcacacacacaacatcacacacacacacagcatcacacacagcatcacacacagcataacacacacagcatcacacacacacaacaccacacacacaacatcacacacacaacatcacacacacacaacatcacacacacacaacatcacacacacagcatcacacacacaacatcacacacacaacatcacacacacagcatcacacacacagcatcacacacacacacaacatcacacacacaacatcacacacacaacatcacacacacacaacatcacacacacacagcatcacacacacacaacatcacacacacacaacatcacacacacagcatcacacacatagcatcacacacacagcatcacacacacacaacaccacacacacaacatcacacacacaacatcacacacacacaacatcacacacacagcatcacacacacaacatcacacacacaacatcacacacacaacatcacacacacacaacatcacacacacacagcatcacacacacacacaacatcacacacacacacaacatcacacacacagcatcacacacacacaacatcacacacacacaacatcacacacacacaacatcacacacacaacatcacacacacacaacatcacacacacacagcatcacacacacacagcatcacacacacacacaacatcacacacacacagcatcacacacacacacaacatcacacacacagcatcacacacacacaacatcacacacacacaacatcacacacacacaacatcacacacacaacatcacacacacacaacatcacacacacacaacatcacacacacagcatcacacacaacatcacacacacagcatcacacacacaacatcacacacacaacatcacacacaacatcacacacaacatcacacacagcatcacacacacacaacatcacacacacaacataacacacacaacatcacacacacacaacatcacacacacacaacatcacacacacacaacatcacacacacacaacatcacacacagcatcacacacacacacaacatcacacacacacaacatcacacacagcatcacacacacacacaacatcacacacacacaacatcacacacacacacaacatcacacacacacaacatcacacacagcatcacacacagcatcacacacacacacaacatcacacacacacagcatcacacacacacacaacatcacacacacacaacatcacacacagcatcacacacacacacaacatcacacacacacaacatcacacacacacaacatcacacacacacaacatcacacacacacaacatcacacacacaacatcacacacacacaacatcacacacacaacatcacacacacaacatcacacacacaacatcacacacacacaacatcacacacacaacatcacacacagcatcacacacacaacatcacacacacacaacatcacacacacaacatcacacacacaacatcacacacacaacatcacacacacacaacatcacacacacaacatcacacacaacatcacacacacaacatcacacacagcatcacacacacaacatcacacacacaacatcacacacacacaacatcacacacacacaacatcacacacacacaacatcacacacagcatcacacacacaacatcacacacagcatcacacacagcatcacacacacatcacacacacagcatcacacacacacaacatcacacacacaacatcacacacagcatcacacacacaacatcacacacagcatcacacacacaacatcacacacagcatcacacacagcatcacacacacaacatcacacacacaacatcacacacaacatcacacacacaacatcacacacaacatcacacacacacaacatcacacacagcattatgtgtgtgatgttgtgtgtattatgtgtgtgtgtgtgtgtgtgtattatgtgtgtgtgtgtgtattatgtgtgtgtgtgtgtgtgtgtgtattatgtgtgtgtattatgtgtgtgtgtgtgtgtattatgtgtgtgtgtgtgtgtgtgtattatgtgtgtgtgtgtgtgtattatgtgtgtgtattatgtgtgtgtgtgtgtattatgtgtgtgtgtgtgtgtgtgtgtattatgtgtgtgtgtgtgtgtgtgtgtgtgtattatgtgtgtgtgtgtgtgtgtgtgtgtgtgtgtgtgtgtgtattatgtgtgtgtgtgtgtgtgtgtgtgtgtgtgtgtgtgtgtgtgtgtgtgtgtgtgtgtgtgtattatgtgtgtgtgtgtgtgtgtgtgtgtgtgtgtgtgtattatgt
Encoded proteins:
- the sid1 gene encoding secreted immunoglobulin domain 1, yielding MMKSLLVCLLLLSLSGFRWERCAAARTIQVRVGENATLQCPLLAGSTSSPSTLSWYRKVAGLSPQLLLSFRTTNASNVTFGSGVRSEKLSVSSNGSLLLRGSEQSDSAVYYCGISLGQEKEKKKLA